A part of Streptomyces sp. SLBN-31 genomic DNA contains:
- a CDS encoding metallophosphoesterase: MTQGAGQGPETERTATLRDFRVPAYVHETGPYGHSTHPGDVVPPHEETYPEGYTPTERDLPVINRGDTLQVPVDPAGQAVPQPNDGVGPLYVVGDVHGYLDELVAALQEQGLIDAGGNWCAGTARLWFLGDFTDRGPDGIGVIDLVMRLSAEAAAAGGYCKALMGNHELLLLGAKRFGDTPVNSGAGTATFQAAWLLNGGQKTDMDRLQDHHLQWMARLDAVEEVDGYLLLHSDTTAYLDYGDSIEAVNDTIRETLTRNDADECWDLFRKFTKRFSFRDEGGADAARSLLDTYGGTRVVHGHSPIPYLLGEVGSEDGEDDAGPVVEGPHVYAEGLAIAMDGGVTMAGKLLVRQLPLDI; encoded by the coding sequence ATGACTCAGGGGGCCGGTCAGGGACCCGAGACGGAGCGGACGGCGACGTTGCGCGACTTCCGGGTGCCTGCGTACGTCCACGAGACCGGTCCGTACGGCCACAGCACGCACCCCGGCGACGTCGTACCGCCCCACGAGGAGACGTATCCCGAGGGCTACACACCGACCGAGCGCGACCTGCCCGTCATCAACCGCGGTGACACGCTCCAGGTGCCCGTCGACCCGGCGGGCCAGGCGGTGCCGCAGCCGAACGACGGCGTCGGCCCGCTCTACGTCGTCGGCGACGTCCACGGTTACCTGGACGAACTGGTGGCCGCGCTCCAGGAGCAGGGGCTGATCGACGCGGGCGGGAACTGGTGCGCCGGCACCGCCAGGCTGTGGTTCCTCGGCGACTTCACCGACCGCGGGCCCGACGGCATCGGCGTCATCGACCTGGTGATGCGGCTGTCCGCGGAGGCGGCCGCGGCCGGCGGCTACTGCAAGGCGCTCATGGGCAACCACGAGCTGCTGCTGCTCGGCGCCAAGCGGTTCGGCGACACCCCCGTCAACTCCGGCGCGGGCACCGCCACCTTCCAGGCGGCGTGGTTGCTGAACGGCGGTCAGAAGACCGACATGGACCGCCTCCAGGACCATCACCTGCAGTGGATGGCCCGCCTCGACGCCGTCGAGGAGGTCGACGGCTATCTGCTCCTGCATTCCGACACCACCGCCTACCTCGACTACGGCGACTCGATCGAGGCGGTCAACGACACGATCCGCGAGACCCTCACCCGCAACGACGCCGACGAATGCTGGGACCTGTTCCGCAAGTTCACCAAGCGCTTCTCCTTCCGCGACGAAGGCGGCGCGGACGCCGCACGCTCCCTGCTGGATACGTACGGCGGCACCCGTGTCGTTCACGGTCACAGCCCCATCCCCTATCTCCTGGGTGAGGTCGGCTCCGAGGACGGCGAGGACGACGCGGGCCCCGTGGTCGAGGGACCCCACGTCTACGCGGAAGGCCTGGCCATCGCGATGGACGGCGGGGTGACCATGGCCGGAAAGCTGCTGGTCCGGCAACTTCCGCTGGATATCTGA
- the thiC gene encoding phosphomethylpyrimidine synthase ThiC, with protein MTNKDDVRTPASSEDEQPAEGASSQEAGKSIGWHKAYVEGSRPDVRVAVRQVHLTNGQSVTLYDTSGPYTDPLVDTDVRRGLPPLRENWIISRGDTEEYAGRPVRPEDDGIKHTAPRGGLRNLDAVFPGRPRLPRRGRGGEAVTQLAYARRGEITPEMEYVAVRENVSPEVVREEIAAGRAVLPANVNHPEIEPMIIGKRFLVKVNANIGNSAVTSSIEEEVEKMTWATRWGADTVMDLSTGRNIHTTREWVLRNSPVPIGTVPLYQALEKVDGRAEELTWEIYKDTVIEQAEQGVDYMTVHAGVRLPYVPLTANRKTGIVSRGGSIMAAWCLAHHKESFLYENFEELCEILAAYDVTYSLGDGLRPGSIADANDEAQFAELRTLGELNTIAKRFNVQTMIEGPGHVPMHKIKENIDLQQEICDEAPFYTLGPLTTDIAPAYDHITSGIGAAMIAWWGTAMLCYVTPKEHLGLPNRDDVKTGVITYKIAAHAADLAKGHPGAQEWDDALSDARFEFRWEDQFNLALDPDTAREFHDETLPAEPAKTAHFCSMCGPKFCSMKISQDIRREHGGSREEVEEGMAQKSKEFAAAGNRVYLPIAEQP; from the coding sequence ATGACCAACAAGGACGACGTACGCACGCCTGCCTCCAGCGAGGACGAGCAGCCCGCTGAGGGCGCATCGTCCCAGGAGGCCGGGAAGTCCATCGGCTGGCACAAGGCATACGTCGAGGGCTCACGCCCCGATGTGCGGGTTGCCGTCCGTCAGGTGCACCTCACCAACGGGCAGTCGGTCACGCTGTACGACACATCCGGCCCGTACACCGATCCACTCGTCGACACCGATGTCCGCAGGGGTCTGCCACCGCTTCGGGAGAACTGGATCATCTCCCGTGGAGACACCGAGGAGTACGCGGGTCGCCCGGTCCGTCCCGAGGACGACGGGATCAAGCACACCGCGCCCCGCGGCGGTCTGCGCAACCTCGACGCGGTCTTCCCGGGACGGCCGCGCCTGCCACGCCGCGGTCGCGGCGGCGAGGCGGTCACCCAACTCGCCTATGCGCGCCGGGGCGAGATCACCCCGGAGATGGAATACGTGGCCGTCCGGGAGAACGTCTCCCCGGAGGTCGTCCGTGAGGAGATCGCGGCGGGCAGGGCCGTACTGCCCGCCAACGTCAACCACCCGGAGATCGAGCCGATGATCATCGGCAAGCGTTTCCTGGTGAAGGTCAACGCCAACATCGGCAACTCGGCGGTAACGTCCTCCATCGAGGAGGAGGTCGAGAAGATGACCTGGGCGACCCGCTGGGGCGCCGACACGGTCATGGATCTCTCCACGGGACGCAACATCCACACCACGCGTGAGTGGGTGCTGCGCAACTCCCCCGTCCCCATCGGCACGGTGCCGCTCTACCAGGCACTGGAGAAGGTGGACGGCCGTGCCGAGGAGCTGACCTGGGAGATCTACAAGGACACGGTCATCGAACAGGCCGAGCAGGGCGTGGACTACATGACGGTCCACGCGGGCGTCCGCCTCCCGTACGTCCCGCTCACCGCCAACCGCAAGACCGGCATCGTCTCGCGCGGTGGTTCGATCATGGCCGCGTGGTGCCTCGCGCACCACAAGGAATCGTTCCTCTACGAGAACTTCGAGGAACTGTGCGAGATCCTCGCCGCCTACGACGTCACGTACTCACTCGGCGACGGCCTCCGGCCCGGCTCGATCGCGGACGCCAACGACGAGGCCCAGTTCGCGGAGTTGCGCACGCTCGGGGAACTCAACACGATCGCCAAGCGTTTCAACGTACAGACCATGATCGAGGGCCCGGGACACGTCCCGATGCACAAGATCAAGGAGAACATCGACCTTCAGCAGGAGATCTGCGATGAGGCTCCGTTCTATACGCTCGGCCCGCTGACCACGGACATCGCCCCGGCGTACGACCACATCACCTCCGGCATCGGTGCCGCGATGATCGCCTGGTGGGGCACGGCCATGCTCTGCTACGTCACCCCCAAGGAACACCTGGGCCTGCCCAACCGCGACGACGTCAAGACCGGCGTCATCACCTACAAGATCGCCGCCCACGCCGCCGACCTCGCCAAGGGCCACCCGGGCGCCCAGGAGTGGGACGACGCCCTGTCCGACGCCCGTTTCGAGTTCCGGTGGGAGGACCAGTTCAACCTCGCCCTGGACCCGGACACGGCACGGGAGTTCCACGACGAGACGCTCCCGGCGGAGCCGGCCAAGACCGCCCACTTCTGCTCGATGTGTGGGCCGAAGTTCTGCTCGATGAAGATCTCCCAGGACATCCGCCGCGAGCACGGCGGTAGCCGGGAGGAGGTCGAGGAGGGCATGGCTCAGAAGTCGAAGGAGTTCGCCGCGGCCGGGAACCGGGTGTATCTGCCGATCGCCGAACAGCCGTAG
- a CDS encoding YibE/F family protein, whose translation MTTTQQPSYPPEQPRRSGSVSGDAHGPHGGREQHAHGHSSGGHEQHAHRHVSGDPEHDVGQGHGSGGGHGHSHSHGPAAPVSRHLRKVIGAILIPFAAAVVVGLAVLWPGGAPAHERTGVGFDRQSQQATVTRVVEVSCKSVNASGGGSAGATSAAGGTSAQQEDKGTCKKATVRVDTGHDKGRTFVEIVQPDQSRQLHQGEKVVVAYEPSAPKNLQYSVSDVNRRFPMALLAGLFAVAVVIVGRMRGVMALVALAISFLILNFFILPAILQGSNPLVVAVVGASAIMLIALYMCHGLSARTSVAVLGTLISLVLIGILGSQFIGWAALTGNTDDNTGLIHGLYPSIDMSGLLLAGVIIGSLGVLDDVTVTQTSAVWELHEANPAMGWRGLYRAGIRIGRDHIASVVNTLVLAYAGAALPLLLLFSIAQSSVGTVANSELVAEEIVRTLVGSIGLVASVPVTTLLAALVVSADRPEAAMAAQASSAPARSGKGRRRKH comes from the coding sequence GTGACCACGACGCAGCAGCCCTCGTATCCGCCGGAGCAGCCCCGCCGGTCCGGCTCCGTAAGCGGCGATGCCCACGGTCCCCACGGGGGCCGTGAGCAGCACGCGCACGGGCACTCCTCCGGTGGCCATGAGCAGCACGCGCACCGGCATGTGTCCGGTGACCCCGAACACGACGTCGGCCAAGGGCACGGCTCCGGTGGCGGTCACGGGCACAGCCACAGCCATGGGCCGGCGGCCCCCGTCTCCCGGCATCTGCGCAAGGTCATCGGGGCGATCCTCATCCCCTTCGCCGCGGCCGTGGTGGTCGGGCTCGCGGTGCTGTGGCCCGGCGGGGCACCGGCGCACGAGCGGACCGGGGTGGGCTTCGACCGGCAGTCCCAGCAGGCGACGGTCACCAGGGTCGTCGAGGTCAGCTGCAAGTCCGTCAACGCCTCCGGCGGGGGCTCGGCCGGGGCCACCTCGGCCGCCGGTGGCACCTCCGCCCAGCAGGAGGACAAGGGCACCTGCAAGAAGGCCACCGTCCGCGTCGACACCGGCCACGACAAGGGCCGTACGTTCGTCGAGATCGTGCAGCCGGACCAGTCCCGGCAACTGCACCAGGGCGAGAAGGTCGTGGTCGCCTACGAGCCCTCGGCGCCGAAGAACCTGCAGTACTCGGTGAGCGACGTCAACCGGCGCTTCCCGATGGCACTCCTCGCCGGGCTCTTCGCCGTCGCCGTCGTGATCGTCGGACGCATGCGGGGCGTCATGGCGCTGGTCGCACTCGCCATCAGCTTCCTGATCCTGAACTTCTTCATCCTGCCCGCGATCCTTCAGGGCTCGAATCCCCTGGTCGTGGCGGTCGTCGGGGCGAGCGCCATCATGCTGATCGCCCTGTACATGTGCCACGGTCTGTCCGCCCGCACCTCCGTCGCCGTGCTCGGCACCCTGATCTCCCTGGTGCTGATCGGCATCCTCGGCTCGCAGTTCATCGGCTGGGCCGCACTGACCGGCAACACCGACGACAACACCGGTCTCATCCACGGCCTGTACCCGTCGATCGACATGAGCGGTCTGCTGCTCGCCGGCGTCATCATCGGCTCGCTCGGCGTCCTCGACGACGTCACCGTCACCCAGACCTCGGCCGTCTGGGAACTGCACGAGGCCAACCCGGCCATGGGCTGGCGCGGGCTGTACCGGGCCGGCATCCGCATCGGACGCGACCACATCGCCTCCGTCGTCAACACCCTCGTCCTCGCCTACGCGGGCGCCGCGCTGCCGTTGCTGCTGCTCTTCTCCATCGCGCAGAGCAGTGTGGGGACGGTCGCCAACAGCGAACTCGTGGCCGAGGAGATCGTGCGCACGCTGGTGGGCTCGATCGGCCTGGTCGCCTCGGTGCCGGTCACCACGCTGCTGGCGGCGCTGGTGGTCTCGGCCGACCGGCCGGAGGCCGCCATGGCGGCGCAGGCGTCTTCGGCACCGGCGCGCTCGGGGAAGGGACGGCGGCGCAAGCACTGA
- a CDS encoding SsgA family sporulation/cell division regulator, with the protein MRESVQAEVMMSFLVSEELSFRIPVELRYESCDPYAVRLTFHLPGDDPVTWAFGRELLIDGVGRPSGDGDVRVSPVEPESLGDVLIRLQVGCDQALFRSSTAPLIAFLDRTDKLVPLGQEGALADFDAHLDEALDRILAEEQSAG; encoded by the coding sequence ATGCGCGAGTCGGTACAGGCAGAGGTCATGATGAGCTTCCTCGTCTCCGAGGAGCTCTCTTTCCGTATTCCGGTGGAGCTGCGTTACGAGTCCTGTGATCCCTATGCCGTGCGGCTGACCTTCCATCTCCCGGGCGACGACCCGGTGACCTGGGCTTTCGGCCGGGAATTGCTGATCGACGGGGTCGGCAGGCCGTCCGGCGACGGGGACGTGCGGGTCTCGCCCGTCGAACCGGAGTCGCTCGGCGATGTCCTGATCCGGCTTCAGGTCGGCTGCGACCAGGCGCTGTTCCGTTCGTCCACCGCCCCGCTCATCGCCTTCCTCGACCGCACCGACAAGCTCGTGCCGTTGGGCCAGGAGGGTGCGCTCGCCGACTTCGACGCCCATCTCGACGAGGCGCTGGACCGGATCCTGGCGGAGGAGCAGAGCGCGGGCTGA
- a CDS encoding IclR family transcriptional regulator has protein sequence MGSVQRAMRLLECVAGHAHGAPAKQLARETGLALPTAYHLLRTLVHEGYLRRDKGLFFLGEAAERLGRSGAQQKRRSTIMDALAGFRDAIGVPVYYAVYQEGEIEIRCVSDTPGNPAVEEWADFRETGHAHAIGQCLLSQLDEQGRRDHLERHPVQPVTPYTVPDGRALLRRLERTPRMETVTERQEYALGTVCAAIPITLGTTAATMAISLPCHQADRLLPVARQLQSEIGRLLGSLAISISM, from the coding sequence ATCGGTTCCGTCCAGCGCGCGATGAGACTGCTGGAATGCGTCGCGGGGCACGCGCACGGAGCCCCCGCCAAGCAGCTCGCCCGCGAGACCGGACTGGCGCTGCCGACGGCGTACCACCTGCTGCGCACCCTGGTGCACGAGGGCTATCTGCGCAGGGACAAGGGCCTGTTCTTCCTCGGCGAGGCGGCCGAGCGGCTCGGCCGCAGCGGAGCCCAGCAGAAACGTCGCAGCACGATCATGGACGCGCTCGCCGGATTCCGCGACGCGATCGGCGTTCCCGTGTACTACGCCGTGTACCAGGAAGGCGAGATCGAGATCAGGTGCGTCTCCGACACCCCGGGCAATCCGGCGGTCGAGGAATGGGCGGACTTCCGCGAGACCGGACACGCCCACGCGATCGGGCAGTGCCTGCTGTCCCAGCTGGACGAGCAGGGCCGCCGCGATCACCTTGAGCGCCACCCCGTGCAGCCCGTCACCCCGTACACGGTGCCCGACGGCCGCGCCCTGCTGCGCCGGCTCGAGCGGACCCCGCGGATGGAGACGGTGACGGAGCGGCAGGAGTACGCGCTGGGGACGGTCTGCGCGGCCATCCCCATCACCCTGGGGACGACGGCCGCCACGATGGCCATCTCCCTGCCGTGCCATCAGGCAGACCGTCTGCTGCCGGTGGCGCGGCAGCTGCAGAGCGAGATCGGGCGTCTGCTGGGGTCTCTCGCCATCTCTATCAGTATGTGA
- a CDS encoding DUF5326 family protein, protein MGEIFSGLPWWVKWIAVPVIALVVFGGLIATVVGFVIGLLFKALVFVALVGGLIYVVRKFTSSSTSRSDW, encoded by the coding sequence ATGGGAGAGATCTTCTCGGGACTGCCCTGGTGGGTGAAGTGGATCGCGGTGCCGGTCATCGCCCTGGTCGTGTTCGGCGGCCTGATCGCCACGGTCGTCGGCTTCGTCATCGGGCTGCTTTTCAAGGCGCTGGTCTTCGTGGCGCTCGTCGGTGGACTGATCTACGTCGTACGGAAGTTCACATCGAGCTCCACGTCGCGCAGCGACTGGTGA
- a CDS encoding cupin domain-containing protein — protein sequence MKAFRLDELEAERAANDGAYLQFLRERNMSVGLYALNAGEHDPQKPHNQDEVYFVVSGRAAVTVGLETTQVARGSVIYVPAGVAHKFHHISEDLRVLVVFSPPES from the coding sequence ATGAAGGCATTCCGGCTGGACGAACTGGAGGCGGAACGCGCCGCCAACGACGGCGCCTACCTGCAGTTTCTGCGGGAACGGAACATGTCCGTCGGCCTGTACGCGCTGAACGCCGGCGAGCATGATCCACAGAAGCCGCACAACCAGGACGAGGTCTACTTCGTTGTGAGCGGCCGCGCCGCCGTCACCGTCGGCCTGGAGACGACCCAGGTGGCGCGCGGCAGCGTGATCTACGTGCCGGCCGGTGTCGCCCACAAGTTCCACCACATCAGCGAGGACCTCAGGGTGCTCGTGGTGTTCTCTCCGCCGGAAAGCTGA
- a CDS encoding phage holin family protein: protein MKNFLVKTIANAGALAVAVWLLDKITLTGDSTGKKAWTLILVALLFGLVNWLVKPIVKLLSLPFVILTLGLFTLVVNALMLLLTSWLADKLDLSFHVEGFWTAVLGGLIISIVSWALHVVLPDED from the coding sequence ATGAAGAATTTCCTAGTCAAGACGATCGCCAACGCGGGCGCCCTGGCGGTCGCGGTGTGGCTGCTGGACAAGATCACCCTTACCGGTGACAGCACCGGCAAGAAGGCCTGGACGCTGATCCTCGTCGCCCTGCTCTTCGGCCTGGTGAACTGGCTGGTCAAGCCGATCGTGAAGCTGCTGTCCCTGCCGTTCGTCATCCTGACGCTCGGTCTGTTCACGCTCGTCGTCAACGCCCTGATGCTGCTGCTGACCTCGTGGCTGGCCGACAAGCTCGACCTGAGCTTCCACGTCGAGGGCTTCTGGACCGCGGTCCTCGGCGGTCTGATCATCTCGATCGTCTCCTGGGCGCTGCACGTCGTCCTGCCGGACGAGGACTGA
- a CDS encoding low molecular weight protein-tyrosine-phosphatase, translating to MSYRVCFVCTGNICRSPMAESVFRAHLREAGLDGLVEVDSAGTGGWHEGDGADPRTVSVLRANGYDGAHIARQFQPSWFARLDLVIALDAGHLKALRRLAPSPEDAAKVRLLRSYDPAAGDDLDVPDPYYGGVEGFEECLEMVERASEGLLDAVREQVEGRAA from the coding sequence ATGAGCTACCGCGTCTGCTTCGTCTGCACCGGCAACATCTGCCGCTCCCCGATGGCCGAGTCCGTCTTCCGCGCCCACCTGCGGGAGGCCGGGCTCGACGGCCTGGTCGAGGTGGACAGCGCGGGCACCGGCGGCTGGCACGAGGGTGACGGAGCCGACCCGCGCACCGTCTCCGTCCTTCGCGCGAACGGCTACGACGGCGCCCACATCGCCCGTCAGTTCCAGCCCTCGTGGTTCGCCCGCCTGGACCTGGTCATCGCCCTCGACGCCGGCCATCTCAAGGCCCTGCGCCGGCTCGCGCCGTCCCCGGAGGACGCGGCGAAGGTGCGGCTGCTGCGTTCGTACGACCCCGCCGCGGGCGACGACCTGGACGTGCCCGACCCGTACTACGGGGGCGTGGAAGGCTTCGAGGAGTGCCTTGAGATGGTGGAGAGGGCGAGCGAGGGTCTCCTCGACGCGGTACGCGAGCAGGTGGAGGGACGGGCGGCATGA
- a CDS encoding cystathionine gamma-lyase — MSGSATGRPSGEGDGTRAVRAGLPETVKNEPTLPGPVFAAHFHLPGDVSGPYTYGRDDNPTWTLLERAIGELEAPGRTDVETLTFASGMAAISAVLFSQVSAGDAVVLPTDGYQVLPMVRAQLEAYGVEVRTAPTGNDAQLDVLDGAKLLWIETPSNPGLDVCDIRRLTEAAHTRGALVAVDNTLATPLGQRPLELGADFAVASGTKQLTGHGDVLLGYVVGRDAEAMAAVRRWRKIVGAIPGPMEAWLAHRSIATLQLRVDRQCATALTLAEVLRERPEISGLRYPGLPDDPSHKVAAQQMRRYGCVISFTLPTRARAERFLEALRLVDDATSFGGVRSTAERRRRWGGDPVPEGFIRFSVGAEDPEDLVADVLRALEESAE, encoded by the coding sequence ATGAGTGGTTCCGCAACGGGCAGGCCTTCGGGCGAGGGTGACGGCACGCGCGCGGTGCGGGCGGGACTGCCCGAGACGGTCAAGAACGAGCCGACCCTGCCCGGGCCGGTGTTCGCCGCCCACTTCCACCTGCCGGGCGACGTCAGCGGCCCGTACACCTACGGCCGCGACGACAACCCCACCTGGACGCTGCTGGAACGCGCCATCGGCGAACTGGAGGCACCCGGCCGGACGGACGTGGAGACGCTCACCTTCGCATCGGGCATGGCCGCCATCTCGGCGGTGCTGTTCTCCCAGGTGAGCGCCGGGGACGCCGTCGTACTGCCCACCGACGGCTACCAGGTGCTGCCCATGGTCCGCGCCCAGCTGGAGGCGTACGGCGTCGAGGTGCGCACCGCCCCGACGGGGAACGACGCCCAGCTCGACGTCCTCGACGGCGCGAAGCTGCTGTGGATCGAGACGCCGTCCAACCCGGGGCTGGACGTGTGCGACATCCGGCGGCTCACCGAGGCGGCACACACGCGTGGTGCGCTCGTGGCCGTCGACAACACCCTCGCGACGCCCCTGGGGCAGCGTCCGCTTGAGCTGGGCGCGGACTTCGCCGTGGCCAGCGGCACCAAGCAGCTCACCGGGCACGGGGACGTCCTGCTCGGCTACGTCGTCGGGCGCGACGCCGAGGCCATGGCGGCGGTACGCCGCTGGCGCAAGATCGTCGGCGCGATCCCGGGGCCCATGGAGGCCTGGCTCGCACACCGTTCGATCGCCACGCTCCAGCTGCGGGTCGACCGGCAGTGCGCGACGGCCCTCACGCTCGCCGAGGTGCTGCGGGAGCGGCCCGAGATCAGCGGGCTGCGCTATCCCGGGCTGCCCGACGACCCCTCGCACAAGGTCGCCGCCCAGCAGATGCGCCGCTACGGGTGCGTCATCTCCTTCACGCTGCCCACGCGCGCGCGTGCCGAGCGTTTCTTGGAGGCGCTGCGGCTCGTGGACGACGCGACGAGCTTCGGCGGCGTGCGGTCGACGGCCGAGCGGCGCAGGCGCTGGGGAGGAGATCCGGTGCCGGAGGGTTTCATCCGCTTCTCGGTCGGCGCCGAGGACCCCGAGGACCTGGTGGCGGACGTCCTGCGGGCTCTGGAGGAGTCGGCGGAGTGA
- a CDS encoding LysR family transcriptional regulator, translated as MDLALLRTFVTVHRAGSFTRAAALLGLSQPAVTSQIRTLERQLGRPLFLRQARGVTPTTVGDELAHKAAPHLDALVEIAETGLDDESSLRTLHLAGPPEFTAERALPALTELTGEDGQGFALRASFGNAEETLEGLAAGHHDLAISTARPRGALLTATPLCDEEHVLVASAARAEKIGRLKPRRRGAPALEDVPVIEVHESLPFVSRYWAAVFDSRPAAPGTVIVPDLRAVLACAVAGAGLAVLPRYLCANAVERGQLVALHDPAVPPLRTYFLVVRTGTLAMPHIARAHEWLLGAATDWC; from the coding sequence ATGGATCTGGCCTTGCTGCGCACGTTCGTCACGGTGCACCGGGCCGGCTCCTTCACCCGAGCCGCGGCCCTGCTCGGCCTGTCACAGCCGGCCGTGACCTCCCAGATACGCACACTGGAGCGGCAGCTGGGCCGCCCCCTGTTCCTGCGGCAGGCCCGCGGAGTGACCCCGACGACCGTCGGGGACGAGCTCGCGCACAAGGCCGCCCCGCACCTCGACGCCCTGGTGGAGATCGCGGAGACCGGCCTCGACGACGAGTCCTCCTTACGGACCCTGCATCTCGCCGGTCCCCCCGAGTTCACCGCGGAACGCGCGCTGCCCGCCCTCACCGAACTGACCGGCGAGGACGGCCAGGGTTTCGCGCTGCGCGCCTCCTTCGGGAACGCCGAGGAGACCCTGGAGGGGCTCGCCGCCGGGCATCATGATCTGGCCATCAGTACGGCCCGTCCGCGCGGCGCCCTGCTCACGGCGACTCCGCTCTGCGACGAGGAGCATGTCCTGGTCGCCTCCGCGGCGCGGGCCGAGAAGATCGGCCGCTTGAAACCCCGCCGCAGGGGCGCACCCGCCCTCGAAGACGTCCCCGTGATCGAGGTGCACGAGTCGCTGCCCTTCGTCTCGCGCTACTGGGCCGCCGTCTTCGACTCCCGGCCGGCCGCCCCGGGGACCGTCATCGTCCCCGACCTGCGCGCGGTCCTCGCGTGTGCCGTCGCGGGTGCCGGTCTCGCGGTACTGCCCCGCTATCTGTGCGCGAACGCGGTGGAGCGGGGACAGCTCGTCGCCCTGCACGATCCCGCGGTGCCTCCACTGCGGACGTACTTCCTCGTGGTGCGGACCGGCACGCTCGCGATGCCGCACATCGCACGGGCACACGAATGGCTGCTGGGGGCAGCGACCGACTGGTGCTGA
- a CDS encoding NUDIX domain-containing protein, with amino-acid sequence MTVRPVVKRTARAVLLDGDALILIKRTKPGVDPYWVTPGGGVEPTDTTVVDALHREVYEELGAKITDVVPCFVDTVEHIGEDGGATGVKVQHFFVCRLESMDPNLRHGPEVEEPAGEYEIVRVPFTRVGIASVHLVPLSLRHYLDGNIEGVRAMHAPDLG; translated from the coding sequence ATGACCGTCCGACCCGTGGTCAAGCGCACCGCCCGTGCCGTTCTGCTGGACGGCGACGCCCTGATCCTCATCAAGCGCACGAAGCCCGGCGTAGATCCCTACTGGGTGACTCCCGGTGGCGGCGTCGAGCCCACAGACACGACCGTCGTCGACGCCCTGCACCGCGAGGTGTACGAGGAGCTCGGCGCGAAGATCACCGACGTGGTGCCCTGTTTCGTCGACACCGTCGAGCACATCGGCGAGGACGGCGGCGCGACCGGTGTGAAGGTGCAGCACTTCTTCGTCTGCCGTCTGGAGTCCATGGACCCGAACCTGCGGCACGGGCCCGAGGTCGAGGAGCCCGCCGGCGAGTACGAGATCGTCCGCGTGCCGTTCACCCGGGTCGGGATCGCCTCCGTCCATCTCGTGCCGCTGTCGCTGCGGCACTATCTGGACGGCAACATCGAGGGCGTGCGCGCCATGCACGCCCCGGACCTGGGCTGA
- a CDS encoding HAD family phosphatase, whose translation MARLHLFDLDGTLLRGTTSPVEISRQLGLEAEALALDEAISAGLIGPPEYAAQVHALWSGLTEAHVTAAFDGAPWLERIREVWEEIRRQGGYCAVVSLSPSFFVEKLLGWGAHPAHGSRFPAVPFTEPVDPTGVLSAAAKVEIADRLCAEFGVARADCVAYGDSLSDRDLFGAVPVSVAVNADSHLSGLATHSYLGGDLWEAYELVRHDR comes from the coding sequence TCTCTTCGACCTGGACGGCACGTTGCTGCGTGGCACGACGTCGCCTGTGGAGATCTCACGGCAGCTGGGACTGGAAGCCGAGGCCCTGGCGCTCGACGAGGCGATCTCGGCGGGGCTGATAGGGCCACCGGAGTACGCCGCCCAGGTCCACGCTCTCTGGTCCGGGCTGACCGAGGCCCATGTGACGGCGGCTTTCGACGGGGCCCCGTGGCTGGAGCGGATCAGGGAGGTCTGGGAGGAGATCCGCCGGCAGGGCGGATACTGCGCCGTCGTGTCGCTGTCGCCGTCGTTCTTCGTGGAGAAGCTCCTCGGCTGGGGTGCCCACCCCGCGCACGGGTCGCGCTTTCCCGCTGTGCCGTTCACCGAGCCGGTGGACCCGACCGGGGTACTCAGCGCTGCGGCCAAAGTCGAGATCGCCGACCGGCTGTGCGCCGAGTTCGGAGTGGCGCGGGCCGACTGCGTCGCCTATGGGGACTCCCTGTCCGACAGGGACCTGTTCGGCGCGGTGCCGGTTTCCGTGGCGGTCAACGCGGACAGCCATCTGTCAGGTCTCGCAACCCACTCCTACCTGGGCGGCGATCTGTGGGAGGCGTATGAGCTGGTGCGCCATGACCGGTAG